Proteins from a genomic interval of Heteronotia binoei isolate CCM8104 ecotype False Entrance Well chromosome 5, APGP_CSIRO_Hbin_v1, whole genome shotgun sequence:
- the LOC132571279 gene encoding zinc finger protein 260-like isoform X3 → MLEASAKMDGLAGENKNAGELSGVSPDIFICKEEPQQARKMKGILKRRKNELLTSQHGGSKDNPTQEKTDKGQERNNCPVCGKTFAHKAGLCSHWKTHTGEKRFKCAECGKSFYESTKLIRHQVIHTGEKPYTCSACGKSFSNSAYLTTHRRFHTGEKPYRCSECGKNFSMRTSLTSHQRIHTGEKPFKCLECGKCFRRGDLLSLHQRIHSGDKLFTCLRCGKRFCDKLSYKIHQRAHTGEKPFKCMECGKNFSLTSQVKSHQRIHTGEKPFKCSECGKRFKWSTHLTSHQRIHIGEKPYKCSDCNKGFCENSSLKKHQRTHTGEKPYKCSECSRYFCDKSSLKKHQRVHTGEKPYKCVDCGKNFSASTSLTSHQRIHTGEKPYQCLECGKSFRASTSLTSHKRVHSGEKPYQCMECGKSFGEKSSLKKHHRIHTGEKPYKCTDCGKSFSMSTSLTSHQRIHTGEKPYKCPECEKSFCRGDLLTLHRRNHTGEKPFKCLECGKSFSQSGGLTSHQIIHTGEKPFECMKCGKCFRWRAQLVSHQRVHTCEQLYKN, encoded by the coding sequence CAGGTGAGAACAAGAATGCGGGAGAACTCTCTGGGGTGTCACCAGATATTTTCATATGTAAAGAAGAGCCTCAGCAGGCgaggaaaatgaaaggaatactgaagaggaggaagaatgaATTGCTTACTTCTCAGCATGGTGGCTCCAAAGACAATCCAACCCAAGAGAAAACAGATAAAGGGCAGGAAAGGAACAACTGTCCTGTGTGTGGGAAAACCTTTGCTCATAAGGCAGGCCTTTGTTCTCACtggaaaacccacacaggggagaaacgatTTAAATGcgctgagtgtggaaagagtttctATGAGAGCACAAAACTAATAAGGCACCAGGtaattcatacaggggagaaaccatatacatGTTCAGCGTGTGGGAAGAGTTTCAGTAACAGCGCTTACCTCACTACACATCGAAGattccacacaggagagaaaccatacagATGTTCTGAGTGTGGAAAAAACTTCAGCATGAGGACAAGCCTTACTtctcatcaaagaattcacacaggggagaaaccttttaaatgcttggagtgtgggaagtgCTTCCGTCGGGGtgatctcctttccttgcatcaaagaattcacagtGGAGACAAACTATTTACATGCTTAAGGTGTGGGAAGAGATTTTGTGACAAATTAAGCTACAAGATTCATCAAAGagctcacacaggggagaaaccttttaaatgcatgGAGTGTGGAAAGAATTTCAGTCTGACCTCGCAGGTTAAGtcacatcaaagaatccacacaggagagaaaccatttaaatgctcagagtgtggaaagaggttcaagTGGAGTACAcaccttacttcccatcaaagaatccacattGGAGAGAAACCTTACAAATGTTCAGACTGTAACAAGGGCTTTTGTGAAAATTCGAGCCTGAAAaaacatcagagaactcacacaggagagaaaccatataaatgttcaGAGTGTAGTAGGTACTTTTGTGACAAATCAAGCCTTAAGAAACATCAGAgagttcacacaggagagaagccatacaaATGTGTAGACTGTGGAAAGAACTTCAGTGCAAGCACAAGCCTTACCTCCCATCAGAGaattcacactggggagaaaccatatcaaTGCcttgagtgtgggaaaagcttcagagCAAGCACCAGCCTTACTTCACATAAACGAGTTCACAGTGGGGAGAAACCGTATCAATgcatggagtgtgggaaaagctttggtGAGAAATCCAGCCTCAAGAAACATCacagaattcacacaggggagaaaccatataaatgcacagactgtggaaagagcttcagtaTGAGCACAAGCttaacttcccatcaaagaatacacacaggggagaaaccgtataaATGTCCTGAATGTGAGAAAAGTTTCTGCAGAGGCGATCTTCTTACTTTACATCGAAGAAATCATACTGGGGAAAAACCAtttaaatgcttagagtgtgggaaaagcttcagtcagagcGGAGGTCTTACCTCTCATCAAAtaattcatacaggggagaaaccttttgaatgcatgAAGTGTGGAAAATGCTTTCGATGGCGTGCACAGCTTGTTTCACATCAGAGAGTGCACACTTGTGAACAATTGTATAAAAATTGA